One Salvelinus namaycush isolate Seneca chromosome 4, SaNama_1.0, whole genome shotgun sequence genomic window carries:
- the LOC120046586 gene encoding monocarboxylate transporter 9-like — protein MSPHTSKKALDGGWGWVIIVACFMAQFLAYGSPQSVGILYPEWLHAFQEGKGMTAWVGSLVSGVGLIASPVCSACVDNFGARPVSIFSGVMVAGGLMLSAFAPNVQFLIFSYGIVVGLGCGLVYAATLTITCQYFDKRRGLALGMVTTGTSVGGFLYATAQNELIVLFGLEGCLLIIGALALNLMACAGFMRPLNMPGYYLKQKAALERTKEPLFKKPPADDLKTTPGTAEKNLAVKDHLITIDAKDITTPDNKGGFMAGLAVVKIIKKKRQAYSKYMHSTADFLHDRNFMALCIAIFLFSLGAFPPVLFMEDVAQSEGLIDEVRIIPLVSIVAITTGVGKLTLGMLADMRWINSVFLYAFTLLGTGTALLLIPISKSYVGLQVLSAVVGFFSGNWSLTSYITTKIVGLDKLTQAHGILMFFGGFGIMLGPPVVGWFFDWTQSYDLAFYFSGGSVLLGGVTLFLCALPCWDKKKADIDRPDIQYTSNCDKVASVA, from the exons ATGAGTCCTCATACCTCAAAGAAAGCGCTGGATGGAGGTTGGGGATGGGTGATCATTGTGGCCTGCTTCATGGCCCAGTTCCTGGCCTACGGCTCCCCCCAGTCGGTGGGCATCCTGTACCCAGAGTGGCTCCACGCCTTCCAGGAGGGGAAAGGCATGACAGCATGGGTCGGCTCCTTGGTCTCTGGAGTGGGACTCATAGCCA GTCCTGTCTGCAGTGCCTGTGTGGATAACTTTGGGGCGCGCCCTGTGAGCATCTTCAGTGGGGTCATGGTGGCAGGAGGCCTGATGCTCAGCGCCTTCGCCCCAAACGTCCAGTTCCTCATCTTCTCTTACGGGATTGTCGTCG GTCTTGGCTGCGGTCTTGTCTATGCTGCCACATTGACCATCACCTGTCAGTACTTTGACAAGAGACGTGGCCTCGCCCTCGGCATGGTCACCACAG GCACAAGTGTGGGAGGGTTCCTCTATGCCACAGCTCAGAATGAGCTGATTGTTCTCTTTGGCCTGGAAGGCTGTCTGTTGATAATCGGGGCCTTGGCCCTCAACCTCATGGCCTGTGCCGGCTTCATGAGGCCCCTGAACATGCCTGGCTACTACCTCAAACAGAAGGCTGCTCTGGAGCGCACAAAGGAGCCGCTCTTCAAGAAACCGCCTGCTGACGACCTCAAGACCACACCGGGAACTGCCGAGAAAAACCTGGCGGTCAAGGATCACCTGATCACCATCGACGCCAAAGACATCACCACGCCTGACAACAAAGGGGGGTTCATGGCAGGTTTAGCCGTTGTGAAAATTATCAAGAAGAAGCGTCAGGCTTACTCAAAGTACATGCACTCCACGGCTGACTTCCTGCATGACAGAAACTTCATGGCCCTCTGCATAGCTATATTCCTGTTCAGCCTAGGAGCCTTCCCTCCGGTCCTCTTCATGGAGGACGTGGCCCAGAGTGAGGGCCTCATCGACGAGGTCAGAATCATCCCCCTGGTCTCTATTGTAGCCATCACTACCGGTGTGGGCAAGCTGACCCTGGGCATGCTAGCAGACATGAGGTGGATCAACAGTGTGTTCCTGTACGCCTTCACCCTGCTGGGGACTGGGACGGCCCTTCTCCTCATCCCCATCTCCAAGAGCTACGTAGGCCTGCAGGTCCTCTCAGCTGTGGTGGGCTTCTTCTCTGGGAACTGGTCCCTAACGTCATACATCACTACCAAGATCGTGGGCCTGGACAAACTGACCCAAGCCCATGGGATCCTCATGTTCTTCGGTGGATTCGGGATCATGCTTGGGCCCCCTGTTGTTG GGTGGTTCTTTGACTGGACCCAGTCCTATGACCTGGCCTTCTACTTCAGTGGAGGCTCTGTGCTCCTGGGTGGAGTCACGCTCTTTCTATGTGCTCTGCCCTGCTGGGACAAAAAGAAGGCTGACATCGACAGGCCCGACATTCAGTACACCAGCAACTGTGACAAAGTTGCCTCTGTAGCCTGA